In the genome of Actinomycetota bacterium, the window CGAGGTCAGGGGCGACGTGGCCTGGGTGACCCTGGACGAGAACATCCTCGACGCCGACGGGGCCACTACGGTGGCCGCCCTCAACGTGTTCGCCCGCAACGGCGAGGACGTGCCCGGGGGCGGCTGGCACATGGTCGCCCATCACGGGTCGCCGGTGACGGCGTCGGCCGAGGTCCCCGGGCCAGGCGACGACGAGGAATGAGCCGCCTCAGCCTCAGATAGCCAGGCGGAGCTGGGCGTAGGCCGGGGGCGGGGGCCCGGGGCCGGGGGAGGGTTCTCGGCCTTCGAGCAGGGCGGCCATCTGGCCGGCGTTCACCACCGCGAAGTCGCGGTGGCAGTTGTTGAACAGCACGTGGACCTCCGAGGCCGAGGTCGCCAGCTCCCGCACGGCCGTGGCCCACTCCCGTAGCTCGTCGAGCCGGTACAGGTAGCGCAGGCGGGCCACGGCCGTCGGGCTGGGACGGTGCCCAGGGGCGGCGGCCCGGCCGTGGAGGCGTACGACGGCCAGGTCGGCGGTGGCCGCCACCACGGGCGGGACGGCCGCCGGGAAGCCCTGGGGTTCGTCCACGCACACGTAGGCCAGGCCCACCTCCTCCAGCAGCTCGAGGGTGGCCTCGCACTCGTCGCCCTCCAGCCAGCGCCCGCACCGCAGCTCGACGCACCCCCGGTAGGCACCGATACGGTCGGCCACCCGCCGCAGCTCCTCGCGGTTGGCCTCCTTGGGCCCGAACCAGCGGGGGAACTGGAGCAGCACGGCCCCCAGCCGGCCCGCCTCGTGGAGAGGCCCCAGGGCGTGCAGGAACCGCTCCCAGGCCTCCTCGAGGGCCTCGGGCGGGAGGTGGCTGGCGTACAGGCGGCGCTTGTCCCTCCGCTCGGGGGGGATGGCCCCGGCCATGTCGGGCCACAGCGAGTGGGGGAAGGTGGGGTGGCCGGTGAGCAGCGAGTAGGCCTTGACGTTGATCCGGAAGCCCTCGGGTGTGGCTGCCACCCAGTTGGCCGCCATGTCGGCCGTCGGCGGGAAGTAGTAGGTGCTGTCGGCCTCGACCACCCCGAACCGGCCGGCGTAGAAGGCCAGGCGGTCGGCGGCCGTCATCGAGCGCCGGGGGTACCACGCGGCCTGGCGGACGAGGGTCGGTTCGGTCCACGAGCACGTGCCCACCAGGACGCGCCCCCCGGCCTTCACCGGGCCGTTCACCGGGGCGGGGCCGGAGGGCGGGCCAGGACCTCGGCGAAGGCGTTGGCCACCGCCTGGTGGCCGCCGGCGTTGGGGTGGAAGCCGTCGGCGCTCACCAGGGCGTCGGCGATCCCCGCCTCTCGGGCCCGCAGGCCCACGGTGTGCAGGTCGACGAGCTCGGCTCCTTCCCGTTGGGCCACCCGGGCCGTGGCCGCGTTGCAGTCGGCTACGACCTGGTTGACCACCTCGGGGGGCGGCATCTCCCCGGCTGCGGCCCGGCACGGCGGCGCTGCGGGCGGGGGGTCGGGCCGGCACGCCAGATAGGACGGCAGGTGGTCGATGGGGGGCGTATTGGCCACGAGCACCCGAGTTGCCCCGTTGCGGCGCAGGGCCGAGACGACCCGGCCCAGGTCGCGCTCGAAGTCGGCGGCCTCCACCCCGGCCACGACGTCGTTGACGTTGAGCCACACGGTGGCGATGTCGGGCTGCTGGGAGGCGGCCGTGGGCACGACCACGGCCAGGGCACGAGCCACGGTCGCCCCAGGCAGGCCCATGTTGACGAACACCGTGGCCGGGCTCATGGCCGTGCGGAACAGCACCTGGGGCCAGGCCTCCCGCAGGGGGACCTCGGTGCCCGCCCCGGTGGTCTCGCTGGCGCCCACGGCGACGTACAGGGCGGTCTCGCCCCCAGGCCCGTCGGGCGCGGGTGAAGGGGTGGCCGTCACCCGGGCCGTCCCCCCGCCCCCCGAGCAGGCCACCAGCGCAACGGCGACGGCGACACCCACGGCAACTTCGAAGGCACGGGCCCCGAGCACGGCGCTGGTGCGACCGCTCACGCCGCCTCCATGGCCTCGCG includes:
- a CDS encoding DUF72 domain-containing protein, coding for MNGPVKAGGRVLVGTCSWTEPTLVRQAAWYPRRSMTAADRLAFYAGRFGVVEADSTYYFPPTADMAANWVAATPEGFRINVKAYSLLTGHPTFPHSLWPDMAGAIPPERRDKRRLYASHLPPEALEEAWERFLHALGPLHEAGRLGAVLLQFPRWFGPKEANREELRRVADRIGAYRGCVELRCGRWLEGDECEATLELLEEVGLAYVCVDEPQGFPAAVPPVVAATADLAVVRLHGRAAAPGHRPSPTAVARLRYLYRLDELREWATAVRELATSASEVHVLFNNCHRDFAVVNAGQMAALLEGREPSPGPGPPPPAYAQLRLAI
- a CDS encoding SGNH/GDSL hydrolase family protein; translation: MSGRTSAVLGARAFEVAVGVAVAVALVACSGGGGTARVTATPSPAPDGPGGETALYVAVGASETTGAGTEVPLREAWPQVLFRTAMSPATVFVNMGLPGATVARALAVVVPTAASQQPDIATVWLNVNDVVAGVEAADFERDLGRVVSALRRNGATRVLVANTPPIDHLPSYLACRPDPPPAAPPCRAAAGEMPPPEVVNQVVADCNAATARVAQREGAELVDLHTVGLRAREAGIADALVSADGFHPNAGGHQAVANAFAEVLARPPAPPR